From the Eschrichtius robustus isolate mEscRob2 chromosome 19, mEscRob2.pri, whole genome shotgun sequence genome, the window GCCCATCCCAGCAGGACTGGGGTGGGAGCACAAGTCTCTGTGGCAGCACTCTGGGCCTTACCCTGCGAGATGAAGAGAACCAGCCTGGAGTTTGGGCTGTGTTGTCCTGTGCCCCAGGTGCTTGAGCCCCAAGAGCCACGCCCCTCCCCCAATCCACTGaactctctctgtgtctcccgCAGTGAACATTGTTCTCACCGGGCGGCTCAGCAGCGCCGTTCCTGCTTTAGGTGAGTAAGATGCTTCTCCCCTTGCTcctttcctccctgccctcctggctTAGTGACCTCTGAGTACCAGCCTTCAGGATCCTGGCTCCACCCCTGAGGTCACCTGGCCTTTTTCTACCTCAATCCCTGGGAATCTTTTCTGCATCACAAAGGAGCTGTTTGGCATTGGGCAAACTtacacctctctgagtctcagtttcctgttctgtaaaatgggtgcaaTAACAGGCGCTACCCCAAAGCCTGCTTATTAGGGTTAAATGGGCAAATGAGGTAAGGTGCTCAGCACAGCGTTGGCACATGGTGGCCTAATACCACTAGGAAACTGTCACAGCCCACACAATTGACGGATTGTGCTTCCTGTAGGCTGTAGGGTTCCCAGAGGGCCATGGGGCGCCATGAGATGCCTGCCTGCTTTAAAATTATACCTGGGATTTAGTTGATAAAGATATGGCTGACTGACAACACCGAGAGACCAAAGCCATTGATGGAGGGATTTATTACTTATGTGTCTTGTGAGGAGGGCACATGCCATGCCACATAGGGTCACAGGGGAAATACCAGGTTTGGTCAAGGCAGACATAGGAGTGAGGCGAAGGCCTAGGCCAGAGCCGTGATTGGAGTTTCAGtgggaaaggcaaggcagggcagCGGAAGCAGCTTAGGATTGGCTAATTTGAATAATTCCCGAGGGCTCTGGGCTATGGGGGTGGCCTCTCGGTGCCTGGTACCTGACCCTGGGATGAAATATTGGCTTGGTGTGTGAGTTAGATAAGAAGAGAGTGAGGAGACTCAGCCTCAGATCAGCCAGTCTGCCCAGGAAAGACCAGTTTCAGGCAAACTGGTTTGCAGGAGAGAGGTAAACACTTTGGCTGATAGTTTGGCCCTGTGGTTAGTGGATGCCAAATAGACATATGGAGTCTAAGAAAACACGCTTAGAACTCCGCGGCTGCCTCCTGCCTGTCCGCGTGGGTCCGTCCATCCACTGGCCGTCTTTGTGCTTGGGCCTAGTGCCGAGCACAGCGAAGGCTGCCAGGAGCGGGAGGGAGGCTGAGGCCATCAGGAGCATTTGTCCTTTGCTGAGGGGGCTGCCAGGGGTTGGCGAATGCACAGGCCCAGGCCCCTGTGGTCCTTGGTGCCACTGTGAGACATCTTAAGGGCCTTGGGAGCTGGAGTCTGGAGGCCGCGGACTTGTTTGCTGTGTGCTGAGCTGCATCGTGGGGCAGGAGGTACCTGGGATTTCTAGTTCTGCTCAGGGCCCGGCTTGCAGCAGAAACCCACTGAGGCCGGCTCAGGGAGAGGGCTCTCTGCTGGCTGCGGTCCCTGGGATCGGGGGGCTCAGGGTCCACAGAAGCTGCTGTCACGGGCCCGTCTCTCAGACGCATCCTCAgtctcccttctccctgcccaCCAGCTCCTGCTCCCGGCAGCCTGGTCTTCTCTGCTGACTCTGCTGGCCCAGGGCCCTGCCTTGCTCAGCACTGAGCCAGCCTCGGCCCTACCTGGCGTCCTGGCCCCCACAGCTAACCACCCAGTCTCCCCATCCTCATTTCCAGGAGAAGACTGACTGGCCTCACCTGGGACAGGTGTCTGTGGCTATGGTAGAGAGTAGGCATGGGGGAAGGGGACGTGAGGGTGTCAGGTCTTACAAATGTGAGTCCAGGCCAGCCCTCCTGCTGGTGTAGTGGGTGGACATGTGGCTCCAAACATGTCTGCTCCACGTTTAGAAAAGAAATGCTCCAGGGACTAGGTCCACTCCTAGAGCCAGGAAAGACAGCCATCCAGGTCCACCCTCATGTTTGGCTGCCAGCAGTGTCCAGCTTGCCTGTGCCTGGCACCCCGCAGTGTCCTGTGCGGCCACAGGTGGTGGTCTGGGCCTGGGACTGTCCTGGGGCCCATCGCTGACCCTCTAGCATTGCTGAGGGAAGTGGAGACCAGTTTGTGCTGCCAGAGGTGCCTCCCTCCACCCAAAGCTTCATGCTGCTGCGGTTTTCAGGGTTTCCCTGCGATTCCTACTGTGAGGAGCCCAGACCATCACTGTCTGGCCTGCCCCTTCCCAGCTGTCACTGGGCTCAGACCCCCCGGAGGGCCCAGCTGGGCTGCCCGGGAACCTCACAGGTTTTTGCCTCTCAGACCCCGTCCTGCCCCAGGTTGTCAGGCACTAACTGGGTCGGACCACCCCAGACTCTGGGCTCCGCTGTGTGGCCACTGTGACCCGGCGGGGTGGTGAGCCTGGGCAGGGTCTTCAGGCTGTTCTCCCCTCACCTGGCAGCTGCGCCCAAGTGCTTTGGTGGGGCTCCCAGTTCCCTGTCATTGGTTACAGCAGCAGGTTGTCCGGAGTAACGATGGTCTCTGGAAACCAGATCTGTACGCTGCGCGCCCTCAGGCCTTTCTTGTACCCTCTCAGGAGTATTTGACGTCTCTTTGGACCAGGAAAGAAGGACACTGGTCTAAAAGTGCTCAGTCATCCCTTGCCCCCTTGAGCAGGCCACCTTGACCCGAGGGCCGAGCAATCTTCTGCCCGAGTGAACATAGGTCACCCCCAGTTAAGCTCAGACAGATCTCTCTGACTGCCCCTAAACACCCCCCAAGACCCTCCACCCTGCATCAGTATCTCCCAGCTCCCCTTGCTGCCCACCCATCATCACACACCCCATCACTACCCTCACCTCCCATGGGCATCACCGCTACTCAACCCAGCGCACATGTCTGCCTAGAGACTGCCGCTTCCCCAGATCTCCCAGCCACCCTGAGACAAGCAGCACCCACTGACTCCATTTCACTGATGGACAAGCTGGGGCCTAGGGTACAACGGTGTATCTGGCAGTGTGGACCCCAGGACTGGATTCACGAGGCTCTTTCCGCTGCCTGTGCTTGGGtcctggggtggtggtggagtgCGGGTGAGGCCTGCCGTCACAGAAACGAGATAGCCGGGGGCCGGTGGTCTGAGCTGATGATGCCCTCCAGGCCCACGGCCAGGCAGCGTCCAGTCTGGGGCCCTGCACGGACTCTGGCCTCCCTCCTGCTCCACGGTCTCTTTGCATGGGCCAGGCCGACGGCTGCAGAAACCATGGTCTCTGTGGCCCCCTTTGGAGAAGAATAAACAGTGACTGAGTGACACTGCTGCCCCCGACGTGGGAATTTCTGGGGCAGCCAGGGGGCACTCAGGGGTGAGACTGTTCGGGGGTTGTGTTGTCAGGGGCTTTgctgagaggcagagctgggctggCAGCTGTCCAGTCATCTGCTCTTGACTAGGCTGGTGGTTGGAGAGACAAGCTTCCCTACTCATGAAAGAAGGGCCAGACACAGGTCCTTGCGGGCCTAGCTTTCCCTGGCCAGTGTGGGAAACCTGGCCTCCATGAGTGCTCCATCCCATAGGGGAAGCCTCTGGGCCAGGGTAGGTATTGCTTTGCCTCAGGCCTTGTCCTGGGGGCGGAGGGGACAGGGGGTGACTCCCACACTGGTTGGTGGAGCCTCCAACTCCAGGTGTAACCTCTGCTTTAGAGACTCAGTGAGTGGGGAAGAtgtgctcccagccctgcctggggaCCTCCCACCCAgcaccctgcaggaggagaagcCTCTTCTGGGTTTCATAACCTCATGCCTCCCAGGGTGTCCCCAGGTCAGCACCCAGCGTCTCTGTGAGGCCCATAAAGCCGGCGGCCTCACCCGTCAGAGGGAACACGTTGCTCAGGCCCCTGGCCGCCCCTCCGTTTGTTTAGTCCTTACCCTCCTGGGCTGtgagaaatctgaggctcagggaggctggCCTCCCAGGCCACACTGAGTGCCAAGCGGAGAACCCTGGCTGGTACCTCGCCGACCCACGACTGTCGCTCTGATGGCGACCTGAGCGTGGTCAGCCTCGCTTTAGGGTCAGGGTGAGTGTTTCTCTTCTAGTCCCCTGATGCTCCTGTGAGCCACCGCTGGGGGCTAACTCCCTGCTGTCACAGTGTTGGATCACCCGGACCTCCGCGCGTACCCTCCTAAGATTGTGGGAGGTGGCTGGAGGGCTTTCACTCTCCCTTCTGTACCCGAGCCCTTTGGGGTTTCAGAGTCTTGTTGAGAGCTAGCAGAGAGACCCTACTTCCAGGGCAACGGTGGAAGGGGCCAGGCAGTGGGAGAGAGGAGGTGGTATTGCTGGGCTCGGGAAAAGCGTCATCATTTGTctccccgagcctcagtttctccatctgtataaTGGGCCCCACCTGTGCTGCCGGCTGTTGTGAAGATCAGATGAAGAAGTATGACGGAGGGGCTGTGAGGGGTGGGGGCAGCCAAGCGCAGGGCCTTCCTGGTCCTGGGAAGGCCAGGGCACACCGGGGCAGGGTTTGCCGCCTTCAGGCTGGGTGGGCTCAGCTGGGAAGCAGAGGGCACGTGTAATGACGTGGGTAAAGTGAGGCCGGTGGGGCTGGGCATAGAGGCACTCGTCACCCGTGCTGGCCGGCGTGATGCCCTGAGCTCACCGACACAGTGTACGGTGGACACTTCATCAATGCGTTGGCTCAAGGCTGGCAGTGAGAGGCCGAGCCCGTTAGAGGACCAGGGTGGGCCCTGACTTACCTCCTGTGTGGCCATGGGCAGCTCagttaccctctctgagcctcagtttcctcatctggttaCAACATCCACCCCTGGTGGCTTCCCACTTAGGCTCAGGATAAAACCCAAATGCCACACAAGGTGCCATCAGACCCAGCCTGCATTTCCAGCCACCTTGGGACATCGGGTCCTCCTTTCAGGCCTGTTTTATAATCTTCACTTCACCCAGGGTATCTGCATAGTCTGTCTGCTCCTTCCCCAGCCTGTGAGCTCCACAGAGCCAGGCTTTTGCCTGTCTTACGAGCATGCCTACCGCTTGTGCTTGCCATATAGTAGGTCTTCAGTAAATATGTGTTGGGTGAGCAAAGCCCCTTCCCTCCTGGGCTGAGGCCTGTATTTAGTCAGCcccggggtgggaggagggggacagGCAGGGAACCATAGTGGGTCTGCCTGCGCCTAGGGCTGCAGGATTCTCCACTGAGGTGCCAAGGGGAGTTGGTGGGCTCgctcccagccctgccggggATAAGGGATAAGACCTAGGCTCTGGGGCACAAGGTGGGCCCTCCTTGGCCCACGCCATACACACCACTTCCATGAAGTCTCGAGTTGTGGCCTTCCTCTTGGCCATGACCACCTTGGCTGGCCTTGATCCCACCCCGGGGAAGGCCTGTGCTCAAGCCATGGGGGGCTCAAGTGTACCCCtccctcactaccccctcccacCCAAAGGTGAGGCTAGCATCTCTCAGCCTCCTCTCCTGACAGCCGCCTGCAGCGGGAAACTGGAGCAGCACACGGAACGACGCGGTGTCATCTAcagcccagcctggcccctcAACTACCCACCGGGCACCAACTGCAGCTGGTACATCCAGGGTGACCGTGGGGACATGATCACCATCAGGTATGGGGGCCCTGGGGGTGTCAGAGGGAACCGATGTGGGCCTACACACACTGAATGTGAGTGTGATGGTGTGCATGTGAGGGCACGTGGCAAGCACAGTGACcagatgtgtgtgcacatgtgtgagcACTCAACGTGTGCTTGTGTATGTGCGTGAGCCCCATCTGAGCAGGTATAAAGGacaggtgtgtgtgcatgtgtgagcaCGTGTGTGGGTAGGTGTGGTGGGCACGAGTGAGCAGACGTGTATGTGTGCAAGTATGTGTGTGAGTCTACATGTGCACACGTATGAGTTGTATGCATGTGGGTGCATGTGAGCGTGTGAGTGTGGGCCTCTGGTGCTGGCTGCCCAGACCTGGGCCTCGTCCTGCCCTGAGCCTCTCTCATGGGCTTGCGGGGCTGTCCATCACCTCAGGCCTGCCAGGGAGGGGAGCCCTGGGACTGGTGGGCATGGCCCAGCTGTCTGTGAGGTGGCAGAGGTGTCCTGTCTGTCCTGCAGGGGTGGCTTGAGGCCAGGCTGGCACTGAGCCCAGAGCACGTTTTCCCCAGGGGCCTTGGGGTGGTCTCGGCAGGAAAGGAGACCAGGCAGGAGCCCAGGTGCTTGAGCTGCGGGGGCATGCAGAGGGAAACGGGGTGAGGTGACCAGATGGTGGAACTGAGGCTGGACCCCTGGACTGGGGAGGTCATGGGGAGTCACTCTCCTAAATGCAAAGCCCGGAAGCCCCCAGTCGCTCCAAGGCACAGGGGTGTGATGGGCACCATCAGGGTCTGGGCCCGTTTCCCTGTGGCCTCTGGGAGTCTCTTCAAAGACTCCACCCTTCCTGGCCACCTCTAGAGTACTCCATGGCTCTGTTTATCCCACAGCCTGGGCCAGGGGGTCCAGGGCCAGTGTTTCTCCCCAGGTGCTGAGCtgtgccccagccccagcctaggCCAGCCCGGTGCGCACGGGTCCCCTCAGTGTACAAGCCTGGGATTTGTGCAGCGTCTGTCCCAGCAGAGCCAGCACAGTGGGGATCTGAACCCTTGGGCCTTGTCCTTCAGGGGAGAGTGTAAGTGGAGGGAATTGCCTACCATGGGGCGCCTGCCTCCCACTCCACTTCCGCCTTGGGTTGGGGTGccatgtgcgtgtgtatgtgtgtgtgtgtgtgtgtgtgtgtgtgcgctgacCGAGGGTGGAGAGGCTGCACTGGGGCTGACATGACCCAGGCTGTCCACGCTGTCCTGATTCTTCATGGAGCCACCCTCAGACCCCTGGAGGGCCCACCGAGCAGCTGGGAGTGGAGGAGATGAGGGACAGTGGGGCTGGCCGTCCTTGCCGTGAGCTCAGGCATGACCGTTCCTTGCTGGTCCCCGGCCACCCACCCATGTCGGCGGCCCTCTCCGCCCCCCCGCAGCTTCCGCAACTTTGACGTGGAGGAGTCCCACCAGTGCTCCCTGGACTGGCTCATGCTGGGCCCAGCAGCCCCGCCCCGCCAGGAGGCCTTCCGGCTCTGTGGCTCCGCCATCCCGCCCGCCTTCATCTCTGCCCGGGACCACGTTTGGATCTTCTTCCACTCGGACGCCTCCAGCTCCGGCCAGGCCCAGGGCTTCCGTCTCTCATACATCCGAGGTGATGCCGGTGGTAGGGTGGGCAGGGCACCTCAGTGTCTGCACATGGGCTCCTGGGGGGCCAGGGCGGCACCCTCCATCGACCCACTCCCTGCAGGGTCTCCCCCAGCAGACCTGTCAGTTGGAGCCCAGTGTTGGGATGGAGACTGGTCATGTTGCTGCCGCAGGGTGCCTTGGAGCCCCTCGAGGTCACTGACCCCGCTTCATAGACTTGGCCAGAGTGGGGAGCTCTCCCCTTACCCCCAGCTCAGGTCAGGACCTGGGCCTGCCCTGGCATTTGAAGGGTCTCTGCCCCTCAGCTGGCCATGGAGCGTCCAGGGCCCTTCTCCTTGGATCCTGCCTCTCCCTGGACCCTGCAGAGGCCCCGCTGGGATGGGGGCACCACATGCCGGCTGCTGGCCCCAGGCTGAAGGGCAGCTCTGCTTGCCCCTGACTGTCTCTACTACGCACCTCACCCCACAGGGAAGCTGGGCCAGGCATCCTGCCAGGCTGACGAGTTCCGCTGTGACAACGGCAAGTGCTTGCCGGGCCCGTGGCAGTGCAACACCGTGGATGAGTGCGGCGACGGCTCTGATGAGGGCAACTGCTCGGCGCCCGCCTCCGAGCCGCCGGGCAGCCTGTGCCCCGGGGGCACCTTCCCCTGCAGCGGGGCGCGCTCCACACGCTGCCTGCCTGCCGAGCGGCGCTGCGACGGCACTCAGGACTGCGGCGATGGCTCCGACGAGGCTGGCTGCCCTGACCTGGCCTGCGGCCGGCGCCTGGGCAGCTTCTATGGCTCCTTCGCCTCCCCAGACCTGTTCGGTGCGGCCCGCGGGCCCTCGGACCTTCACTGCACGTGGCTGGTGGACACGCAGGACCCACGGCGCGTGCTGCTGCAGCTGGAACTGCGGCTGGGCTACGACGACTACGTGCAGGTATACGAGGGCCTGGGCGAGCGTGGGGACCGCCTGCTGCAGACGCTCTCCTACCGCAGCAATCACCGGCCCGTGAGCCTCGAGGCCGCCCAGGGCCGCCTCACCGTGGCCTACCATGCCCGTGCCCGCAGCGCCGGCCACGGCTTCAACGCCACCTACCAGGTGAAGGGCTATTGCCTTCCGTGGGAGCAGCCGTGTGGGAGCAGCCGCGAGGGCGACGTGGAGGACACAGGGGAGCAAGGCTGCTTCTCGGAGCCGCAGCGCTGCGACGGCTGGTGGCACTGCGCCAGCGGCCGGGACGAGCAGGGCTGCCCCGCCTGCCCCCCCGACCAGTACCCCTGTGAGGGTGGCAGCGGCCTCTGTTACACGCCGGCCGACCGCTGCAACAATCAGAAAAGCTGCCCCAATGGCGCCGACGAGAAGAACTGCTTCTCCTGCCAGCCGGGCACCTTCCACTGTGGCACCAACCTGTGCATCTTCGAGACGTGGCGCTGTGACGGCCAGGAGGACTGCCAGGACGGCAGCGACGAGCACGGCTGCCTGGCGGCCGTGCCCCGCAAGGTCATCACCGCCGCGCTCATCGGCAGCCTGGTCTGCGGCCTGCTACTTGTCATTGCCCTGGGCTGCGCCTTCAAGCTCTACTCCCTGCGCACGCAGGAGTACAGGTGGGCGGCGGGGCCAGAGCCTCGCTTTCCTCCTGTCACTGGAGCGAGGCCCTGGGCTCACTGTTCGTACAGCTGTGGGCTTGTGAGCTGGGGCTCGGGCCATCCACACGGGGCTTCTCGGGTCTGGGCACCCCGGGATGTATGGACGGAAGGACAGGGTCCCACGTCCTGCTGAGGAGCCCCCGTGGGAGGCGGGAAGTGGGGGGGTCCCCTCAGCCCCGCCATGCTGCCCTTCTGCCCTTGCTTTCAGGGCCTTTGAGACCCAGATGACACGCCTGGAGGCTGAGTTTGTGCGGCG encodes:
- the LRP3 gene encoding low-density lipoprotein receptor-related protein 3 isoform X1 gives rise to the protein MEKRAAAGPEGAPGARAQLAVVCLVNIVLTGRLSSAVPALGEASISQPPLLTAACSGKLEQHTERRGVIYSPAWPLNYPPGTNCSWYIQGDRGDMITISFRNFDVEESHQCSLDWLMLGPAAPPRQEAFRLCGSAIPPAFISARDHVWIFFHSDASSSGQAQGFRLSYIRGKLGQASCQADEFRCDNGKCLPGPWQCNTVDECGDGSDEGNCSAPASEPPGSLCPGGTFPCSGARSTRCLPAERRCDGTQDCGDGSDEAGCPDLACGRRLGSFYGSFASPDLFGAARGPSDLHCTWLVDTQDPRRVLLQLELRLGYDDYVQVYEGLGERGDRLLQTLSYRSNHRPVSLEAAQGRLTVAYHARARSAGHGFNATYQVKGYCLPWEQPCGSSREGDVEDTGEQGCFSEPQRCDGWWHCASGRDEQGCPACPPDQYPCEGGSGLCYTPADRCNNQKSCPNGADEKNCFSCQPGTFHCGTNLCIFETWRCDGQEDCQDGSDEHGCLAAVPRKVITAALIGSLVCGLLLVIALGCAFKLYSLRTQEYRAFETQMTRLEAEFVRREAPPSYGQLIAQGLIPPVEDFPVYSASQASVLQNLRTAMRRQMRRHASRRGPSRRRLGRLWNRLFHRPRAPRGQIPLLTAACTSQTVLGDGLLQPAPGAGLDPPAPLTDTGSPGAAGEGPPGAPSHAPEVGPSAPPPSGLRDPEARPVHKDRKAGRDPLVDNPAPVDMPRESCLALGPHPPAPTAGSTLGPHPPEPLGVCRSPPPPCSPTLEASDDEALLVC
- the LRP3 gene encoding low-density lipoprotein receptor-related protein 3 isoform X2, with the translated sequence MEKRAAAGPEGAPGARAQLAVVCLVNIVLTGRLSSAVPALAACSGKLEQHTERRGVIYSPAWPLNYPPGTNCSWYIQGDRGDMITISFRNFDVEESHQCSLDWLMLGPAAPPRQEAFRLCGSAIPPAFISARDHVWIFFHSDASSSGQAQGFRLSYIRGKLGQASCQADEFRCDNGKCLPGPWQCNTVDECGDGSDEGNCSAPASEPPGSLCPGGTFPCSGARSTRCLPAERRCDGTQDCGDGSDEAGCPDLACGRRLGSFYGSFASPDLFGAARGPSDLHCTWLVDTQDPRRVLLQLELRLGYDDYVQVYEGLGERGDRLLQTLSYRSNHRPVSLEAAQGRLTVAYHARARSAGHGFNATYQVKGYCLPWEQPCGSSREGDVEDTGEQGCFSEPQRCDGWWHCASGRDEQGCPACPPDQYPCEGGSGLCYTPADRCNNQKSCPNGADEKNCFSCQPGTFHCGTNLCIFETWRCDGQEDCQDGSDEHGCLAAVPRKVITAALIGSLVCGLLLVIALGCAFKLYSLRTQEYRAFETQMTRLEAEFVRREAPPSYGQLIAQGLIPPVEDFPVYSASQASVLQNLRTAMRRQMRRHASRRGPSRRRLGRLWNRLFHRPRAPRGQIPLLTAACTSQTVLGDGLLQPAPGAGLDPPAPLTDTGSPGAAGEGPPGAPSHAPEVGPSAPPPSGLRDPEARPVHKDRKAGRDPLVDNPAPVDMPRESCLALGPHPPAPTAGSTLGPHPPEPLGVCRSPPPPCSPTLEASDDEALLVC